The Astyanax mexicanus isolate ESR-SI-001 chromosome 12, AstMex3_surface, whole genome shotgun sequence genome window below encodes:
- the smarcad1a gene encoding SWI/SNF-related matrix-associated actin-dependent regulator of chromatin subfamily A containing DEAD/H box 1A isoform X2: MPWMTCPLKMRWLGKSSLLYKRRKIQNLKSRSVMSWRINLTNFLKCFLRGAEVNCWRPCFLPLIIQVLEETSTLEGAVAQCLVVYGDKDSNKVERTSTCSDHCDVQAKKRRKTVISDSESESDSESESDPDSEEEEEEEEAEEGEGQEPSSMQQEALVHKMKKEIPEYENDVLRDVLREHNWNLQNALGSLLLFSSGTGDSSFEIAQEKKTKSSKKSAKNIQESKRKVKQKTDSSLSRWLSTVSKNSHQKVQNISKGSAPTKTKTASSNHTRRKEEKLEVLQNSDDSDGEEELEGEVGSDSDFDSDAEDYSFDDKTKEQVLKFLQEASLDELALISGCSLKKAQKIIEMRPYKRWQDLNEPFSRANGLSMDLVDGCKLVLKERQVLKQLMGRCESIAKKMTKDVAGVIKNGTCSMKQPSVLNPKFKLQQYQLIGLKWLILLHQHNLSGILADEMGLGKTIQAISFLAYLLQKGNKGPHLITVPSSTLDNWVRELELWCPSLKVIVYYGSVEDRKYLRHDILNGRVDFNVIVSTYNLTIGNENDRSLFRKLKLNYAVFDEGHMLKNMNSLRYRHLMSINAEHRLLLTGTPLQNNLLELISLLNFIMPSMFSSSTSQISKMFSTKSSEEESSFHKERIAQAKLIMKPFILRRVKSEVLKQLPAKFEKIEMCPMSDAQQQLYEELWKRAKSNAVPGQKRDICNVMMQLRKMANHPLLHRQYYTTEKLAAMSQAMLKEPTHFDANPALIQEDMEVMSDFELHNLCKEFSSISSYQLDKKLLLDSGKFSLLTRLLAELKEKGDRVVLFSQFTMVLDIVEVLMEHLGHEYVRLDGSIPMAERIGLIDKYNTDPEVFVFLLSTRAGGQGINLASANTVIIHDIDCNPFNDKQAEDRCHRMGQTRSVQVIKLVSKDTIEACMLRVGQEKLKLEQDMTTEDDEGSMTEDMAELLKASLGL, translated from the exons accttGTTTTTTACCCTTAATCATACAGGTGCTTGAGGAAACCAGCACACTAGAGGGAGCTGTTGCACAGTGCTTAGTGGTTTATGGAGACAAAG ATTCAAATAAAGTGGAAAGGACATCAACATGCAGTGATCATTGTGACGTGCAAGCGAAGAAGCGGCGAAAAACTGTG ATATCTGATTCTGAGTCTGAGTCTGATTCTGAGTCTGAGTCTGATCCTgactctgaggaggaggaggaggaggaggaggcggaggagggGGAGGGTCAGGAGCCAAGCAGTATGCAACAAGAAGCTCTAGTGCACAAAATGAAAAAGGAAATACCTGAATATGAAAATGAT GTGCTAAGGGATGTTTTAAGAGAACATAACTGGAATCTCCAGAATGCCTTAGGATCATTACTCTTGTTCTCATCAGGAACAG GAGATTCAAGTTTTGAAATAGCACAGGAGAAAAAAACGAAATCTTCGAAAAAGTCAGCAAAGAACATTCAAGAGAGCAAAAGAAAAGTAAAGCAAAAGACAGATTCTAGTCTTTCAAGATGGCTGTCAACTGTTTCCAAAAACTCCCACCAAAAGGTCCAAAACATCTCAAAAGGATCAGCacccacaaaaaccaaaacagcAAGTAGCAACCAtacaagaagaaaagaagaaaagttgGAAGTGCTGCAAAACAGTGACGACTCAGATGGTGAAGAAGAGCTTGAGGGTGAAGTTGGAAGCGATTCTGATTTTGACTCTGATGCTGAGGACTATAGCTTTGATGACAAAACTAAGGAACAAGTGTTAAAATTTCTCCAAGAGGCGTCATTAGATGAACTGGCATTGATCTCTGGATGTTCGCTGAAGAAGGCCCAGAAGATCATTGAGATGAGACCTTATAAAAGATGGCAAGACTTG aatgagCCGTTCTCTAGGGCTAACGGCCTGTCTATGGACCTGGTTGATGGATGTAAGTTGGTGCTGAAAGAGAGACAGGTGCTGAAGCAGCTCATGGGCCGATGTGAAAGCATAGCCAAGAAGATGACCAAAGATGTCGCTGGGGTCATTAAGAATGGCACGTGCTCAATGAAGCAACCATCTGTTCTCAACCCAAA GTTTAAATTGCAGCAGTACCAGTTAATTGGCTTGAAATGGCTTATCCTCCTTCACCAGCATAATCTAAGTGGAATTCTAGCTGATGAAATG gGTTTGGGAAAGACAATTCAGGCCATTTCTTTCCTAGCTTACCTCCTTCAGAAGGGGAATAAGGGACCCCATCTTATTACAGTGCCTTCTTCCACTTTGG ATAACTGGGTGAGAGAGCTAGAGCTGTGGTGCCCAAGCCTCAAAGTAATTGTTTACTATG GCTCTGTGGAGGACCGTAAATACCTCAGGCATGACATTCTGAACGGTCGAGTGGACTTTAATGTCATAGTGTCTAC ATATAACCTCACTATAGGGAATGAAAATGACCGCAGTCTCTTTCGCAAGTTGAAGCTGAATTACGCAGTGTTTGATGAAGGTCACATGCTGAAGAACATGAACTCCCTGCGATACCGCCATCTCATGTCCATTAAT GCTGAGCACAGATTGCTGCTGACGGGAACTCCTCTACAGAACAACCTGCTGGAACTAATATCTCTGCTCAACTTCATCATGCCCTCCATGTTCTCTAGCAGCACCTCACAGATCTCAAAGATGTTTTCCACG AAATCATCAGAAGAGGAGAGTAGTTTCCATAAGGAGCGTATTGCACAAGCCAAGCTCATCATGAAGCCCTTCATCCTAAGACGAGTCAAGAGCGAG GTGCTGAAACAACTTCCGGCCAAGTTTGAGAAGATAGAAATGTGTCCCATGAGTGATGCTCAACAGCAGCTCTACGAGGAACTCTGGAAGAGGGCCAAGAGCAATGCTGTCCCTGGACAAA AGCGTGATATTTGTAATGTGATGATGCAACTCAGGAAAATGGCCAATCACCCTCTGCTGCATCGGCAGTACTACACCACTGAGAAACTTGCTGCAATGAGTCAAGCCATGCTGAAG GAGCCAACACATTTTGACGCAAACCCTGCACTGATCCAGGAAGATATGGAGGTCATGTCAGACTTTGAGCTTCATAACCTCTGTAAGGAGTTTAGCTCGATCAGCAGCTACCAGCTGGACAAGAAGCTCCTCTTGGACTCTGGAAAGTTCTCCCTGCTAACCAGGCTCCTGGCTGAGCTCAAAGAGAAG GGTGACCGGGTGGTGCTCTTTAGCCAGTTTACTATGGTGCTGGACATTGTAGAAGTTCTGATGGAACACCTTGGTCATGAGTATGTTCGACTGGATGGCTCTATACCTATGGCAGAAAG aattggcCTAATAGACAAATACAACACAGACCCTGAGGTATTTGTCTTCCTACTGTCTACTCGTGCTGGAGGCCAGGGAATCAACCTTGCCTCTGCTAACACAGTGATCATCCATGATATTGACTGCAATCCTTTCAATGACAAACAAGCAGAAGACCGCTGTCATAGAATGGGACAGACCAG gtcTGTACAAGTAATTAAACTTGTTAGCAAAGACACCATAGAGGCCTGCATGCTTCGTGTGGGCCAGGAAAAGCTCAAACTTGAACAAGACATGACTACTGAAG ATGATGAGGGCTCTATGACTGAGGATATGGCAGAGCTGCTTAAGGCATCGCTGGGCCTTTGA
- the prf1.5 gene encoding perforin 1.5: MDHRKCIRLHSFLCITLILTVIHDTLACRTGTQPECEKAPFVPGHNLAGEGFDVVKMRRKGAYVINVKSHMVDNSTCTVCKNRFQEGQVQKLPSAVLDWRPFSRCSKQLSSALHHSIDSLIKSSSALINNNWGMDLRIEDLGKVILGGSHSDIAKFSQSQNMMDKATFALHELSCTYYSYRVKDHPELSTEFSKHILRLPRSYDEKTKCLYRKTINTYGTHYISHVHLGGRVRRVTAFRTCLATLKGFSESEIKNCLNIELKMSLGFLPANASLSNKCSDILKDNMSMGFYQGFMTHKTEVLGGEKYFPDLGLHESPSEAYTRWMSSLRDNPDVISYSILPLHHLITDPELSASLREAVTEYIEENVLPVEQKPNQDCTPAPNLDHNCCPLRAGRGTLRVAVQRANGLKADLFTRTDGYVKVWYANMYEETEVVMDDNNPEWNISYNFGSIDFGHELTFEVWDSDVMYNDMVGRCVVYPERGIHSHSCKLKKGVFYFTYIATCDAHLTGHRCGRYSPKA; encoded by the exons ATGGACCATCGGAAATGCATCCGTCTCCATTCATTCCTCTGCATCACCTTAATTCTGACGGTCATCCATGACACTTTAGCCTGCCGTACAGGAACACAGCCAGAATGCGAGAAAGCTCCCTTCGTCCCTGGCCATAACCTGGCAGGTGAAGGCTTTGACGTGGTCAAAATGCGCCGTAAAGGTGCTTATGTTATAAACGTCAAATCCCACATGGTGGACAACTCCACCTGCACTGTGTGCAAGAACCGGTTCCAGGAGGGGCAGGTGCAAAAACTGCCCTCGGCAGTGCTGGACTGGCGTCCCTTCAGTCGCTGCAGCAAACAGCTCTCAAGTGCTCTCCACCATTCCATCGACTCCCTTATCAAAAGCTCATCAGCCCTCATCAACAATAACTGGGGAATGGACCTTAGAATAGAAGATCTGGGCAAGGTGATTCTGGGTGGGAGCCATTCAGATATAGCCAAGTTTTCTCAGTCGCAGAACATGATGGACAAAGCGACCTTTGCTCTTCATGAGCTCAGCTGCACATATTACAG TTACAGGGTAAAGGATCACCCAGAGCTCAGCACTGAATTCTCTAAACATATACTTCGACTGCCTAGAAGCTACGACGAGAAAACCAAATGCCTCTACCGGAAGACTATCAACACTTACGGCACCCACTACATTAGTCACGTTCACCTAGGAGGCCGCGTGAGGCGAGTCACAGCCTTTCGAACCTGCCTTGCAACCTTAAAGGGCTTTTCTGAATCAGAGATAAAGAACTGTTTGAATATCGAGTTAAAAATGAGTCTAGGGTTTCTTCCTGCAAATGCTTCTCTTTCAAACAAATGCTCAGATATCCTGAAGGACAACATGAGCATGGGCTTCTACCAGGGTTTTATGACGCACAAGACTGAGGTTTTGGGTGGCGAAAAGTACTTTCCAGACCTTGGACTTCATGAAAGTCCATCTGAGGCCTACACCAGATGGATGAGCAGCTTACGCGACAACCCAGATGTTATTTCATATTCCATTCTCCCACTACATCATCTCATAACTGACCCAGAGCTGAGTGCCAGTCTGAGGGAAGCAGTGACCGAGTACATAGAAGAGAATGTGCTGCCTGTTGAGCAGAAGCCAAACCAAGATTGCACCCCAGCCCCAAACCTGGACCACAACTGCTGCCCTCTCCGAGCAGGTCGTGGCACCTTGCGAGTGGCAGTGCAACGAGCTAACGGTCTGAAGGCAGACCTCTTCACTCGGACAGACGGCTACGTAAAAGTATGGTACGCTAACATGTACGAAGAGACTGAAGTGGTGATGGATGACAACAATCCGGAATGGAACATCAGTTACAACTTTGGTTCCATAGACTTTGGTCACGAGTTAACATTCGAGGTGTGGGACAGCGACGTGATGTACAATGACATGGTGGGAAGGTGTGTGGTCTATCCTGAACGTGGGATTCACTCACACAGCTGTAAACTAAAGAAAGGAGTCTTCTACTTCACCTACATTGCCACATGTGATGCTCACCTGACTGGTCATAGGTGTGGTCGGTACTCCCCAAAAGCATGA
- the LOC103035131 gene encoding macrophage-expressed gene 1 protein, whose product MGSTGLSLLGLFALISISDLHPVSRPHNGLRECRQNSSTPALEVLPGGGWDNLRNLDMGRVMNMSYSQCQTTEDGVYLIPDEVFVIPQKVSKVEMNSEIISSWLEQRSSTSGSINADGSFFSVLNCKFSAENQRMKTHQVNYNSVTARVQVRNHLYTVKAYPDFSLDSRFAQQVEEIADAIENNQTRHAEYLSEKLVLDYGTHVITSVDAGATLEEEDYLKSSYVSDTQSSQSSVSASAGANFFNKVQFDIGSKESQTTSETRNYLGNVTYSITLSHGGALFYPGITLQKWQESTLNNLVAIDRSGLPLHYFLNPSVFSDLPLPTVNKLALLVSQAIERYYKVNTRPGCVKPDSRNFDFQANVDDASCEGPSTNLSFGGVYQQCTPLTPDGDVICQELASTNPATGSYSCKQPYIATLLRSETQERPYDQYVCNTHCHDCGFLGLFTCCDQVCGNVYHVRRAQINTYWCATNGATPEFSGYLFGGIFGPSFQNPLTKSRSCPSNFFAQTFLSNGFKICLSSDYETATKFSVPFGGFFSCQSTNLLAGGQSHCPPQFSQHLATITDGCQILFCVQSGIFTGGELKPIHLPPFTRPPVISMLATNTVAVMTEGDQAWVRVKDTKMWKVAKTADIAKMSQIFDNSPQAAGKKAGIAFGVLALIALVVTVAVVVVKKKRWVSGLRRGRGYEEFQSRAQMESSFDGPAEQESQSPSQPLLA is encoded by the exons ATGGGCTCAACAGGTCTCTCTCTGTTGGGTCTCTTTGCACTCATCAGTATCTCTGATCTTCATCCAGTCAGTCGTCCTCACAATGGACTTCGCGAGTGCCGCCAAAACAGCAGTACACCAGCACTGGAGGTCCTCCCAGGTGGAGGGTGGGACAACCTGCGTAATTTGGACATGGGGAGAGTGATGAACATGAGCTATTCCCAGTGCCAGACCACTGAGGACGGGGTCTATCTTATTCCAGATGAGGTCTTTGTCATTCCGCAGAAGGTGAGCAAGGTGGAGATGAACTCTGAGATCATCAGTTCATGGCTTGAACAGAGAAGCTCCACGTCAGGCTCCATTAATGCAGATGGATCGTTCTTCTCAGTCCTTAACTGCAAGTTCTCTGCTGAGAACCAACGCATGAAAACCCATCAAGTCAATTACAATTCTGTCACAGCACGGGTGCAG GTGCGTAACCATCTGTACACTGTGAAGGCTTATCCTGACTTCTCTTTGGATTCACGCTTTGCCCAGCAGGTAGAGGAAATTGCAGACGCTATTGAGAACAACCAAACTCGCCATGCAGAATACCTATCAGAGAAGCTGGTGCTAGATTATGGCACACATGTCATCACAAGTGTTGATGCTGGTGCCACTTTGGAAGAAGAGGACTATTTGAAATCATCTTATGTTTCTGATACACAGTCCTCTCAATCATCAGTCTCAGCCTCAGCTGGTGCCAACTTTTTCAACAAAGTTCAGTTTGATATTGGTAGTAAAGAATCACAAACTACATCTGAAACACGTAACTACCTGGGTAACGTTACTTACTCTATAACACTGAGTCATGGTGGAGCATTGTTTTATCCTGGCATTACTCTTCAGAAATGGCAGGAGAGTACTCTAAATAATCTGGTAGCTATTGACCGTAGTGGACTACCACTACACTATTTCCTCAATCCATCAGTGTTTTCAGACCTCCCACTTCCAACAGTGAATAAACTAGCTCTGTTAGTAAGTCAGGCCATAGAACGCTACTACAAGGTTAACACTCGTCCTGGATGTGTAAAACCAGATTCCAGAAATTTTGACTTCCAGGCCAATGTTGATGACGCTTCCTGTGAAGGCCCAAGCACCAATCTTAGCTTTGGGGGTGTTTACCAGCAGTGCACTCCCCTGACTCCAGACGGAGATGTAATCTGTCAGGAGCTTGCTTCAACAAACCCAGCCACTGGCTCCTATTCCTGCAAGCAACCATACATCGCTACTCTATTGCGCTCTGAAACACAGGAAAGACCATATGACCAGTATGTGTGCAATACGCATTGTCACGATTGTGGTTTTTTGGGACTATTCACCTGTTGTGATCAAGTCTGTGGAAATGTGTACCATGTTCGGCGTGCACAGATTAACACTTACTGGTGCGCTACTAATGGGGCAACTCCAGAATTCTCTGGATACCTCTTTGGGGGGATATTTGGCCCCTCCTTTCAAAACCCTTTAACCAAATCCAGATCTTGTCCTTCAAATTTCTTTGCTCAGACATTTTTGTCTAACGGCTTTAAAATATGTCTAAGCAGCGACTACGAGACAGCAACCAAATTTTCTGTACCTTTTGGAGGATTTTTTAGCTGCCAGTCAACCAATCTACTTGCAGGAGGTCAATCTCACTGCCCACCGCAGTTCAGTCAACACCTTGCTACCATAACTGATGGGTGCCAAATATTGTTCTGTGTTCAGTCAGGTATTTTTACGGGCGGAGAGTTAAAACCCATCCACCTGCCACCTTTCACAAGACCTCCAGTGATCAGTATGTTAGCCACAAACACTGTGGCTGTGATGACCGAAGGCGATCAGGCCTGGGTGAGAGTCAAAGATACTAAAATGTGGAAGGTAGCAAAAACCGCAGACATCGCCAAAATGTCCCAAATTTTTGACAACTCCCCTCAGGCAGCAGGGAAAAAAGCTGGCATTGCCTTTGGTGTTCTTGCTCTGATTGCTCTTGTGGTGACAGTAGCAGTGGTAGTGGTGAAAAAGAAGAGGTGGGTTTCTGGGCTCAGAAGAGGCCGGGGCTATGAGGAGTTTCAAAGTAGAGCACAAATGGAGAGCAGTTTTGATGGCCCAGCAGAACAAGAGTCTCAAAGCCCAAGTCAACCTCTCTTAGCATAA
- the LOC103034161 gene encoding macrophage-expressed gene 1 protein has product MGSISISLLGVFALLTISDLHPISRPNNGLRKCRQNSSGPALEVLPGGGWDNLRNLDMGRVMNISYSQCQTTEDGVYLIPDEVFVIPQKVSKVEMNSEIISSWLEQKSSTSSSINADVSFFSVVNAKFSTENQRMKTHQVKGNSVTARVQVRNHLYTVKAYPDFTLDSRFARQAEEIADAIENNQTRHAEYLSEKMVLDYGTHVITSVDTGATLVEEDYLKSSYVSDAQSSQSSVSASAGANFFDKVKFDIGTKDSQGTSETRNYQGNITYSITLSHGGALFYPGITLQKWQESTLNNLVAIDRSGLPLHYFLNPSVFPDLPLPTVNKLAVSVSQAIERYYKVNTHPGCVKPDSKNFNFQANVDDASCEGPNTNLSFGGVYQQCTPLNSYGDAICQELASKNPATGSYSCQQPYIATLLRSETQERPYDQYVCHRHCYGCGFLWLDTCCENICGNVYHVRRAQIKTYWCATNGATPEFSGYLFGGLFGPSLQNPLTKSRSCPPNFFTQTFLSSGFKICLSNDYEAATRFSVPFGGFFSCQSTNQLAGSQSRCPPQFSQHLVAISDGCQILFCVQSGIFTGGELLPIRLPPFTRPPVISMIATNTVAVMTEGDQAWVRVKDTKLWKVAKPEDITKMSQIFDHSTQAAGKKAGIAFGVLALIALLVAVAVVVVKKKRRVSGLGKGQSYEEIESTEEIESISVASPAQHESEVESEGQTQPLLA; this is encoded by the exons ATGGGCTCAATAAGTATATCTCTGTTGGGTGTCTTTGCACTTCTCACTATCTCTGATCTTCATCCAATCAGTCGTCCTAACAATGGACTTCGCAAGTGCCGCCAAAACAGCAGTGGTCCAGCACTGGAGGTCCTCCCAGGTGGAGGCTGGGACAACCTGCGTAATCTGGACATGGGGAGAGTGATGAACATAAGTTATTCCCAGTGCCAGACCACTGAGGACGGGGTTTATCTTATTCCAGATGAGGTCTTTGTCATTCCGCAGAAGGTGAGCAAGGTGGAGATGAATTCGGAGATCATCAGTTCATGGCTTGAACAGAAAAGCTCCACCTCAAGCTCCATTAATGCAGATGTGTCCTTCTTCTCCGTGGTCAATGCCAAGTTCTCCACTGAGAACCAACGCATGAAAACCCATCAAGTCAAAGGCAATTCTGTTACAGCACGGGTGCAG GTGCGTAACCATCTGTACACTGTGAAGGCTTATCCTGACTTCACTTTGGATTCACGCTTTGCCCGTCAGGCAGAGGAAATCGCAGACGCCATTGAGAACAACCAAACTCGCCATGCAGAATACCTGTCAGAGAAAATGGTGCTAGATTATGGCACGCACGTCATCACGAGTGTTGACACTGGTGCCACTTTGGTGGAAGAGGACTATTTGAAATCATCTTATGTTTCTGATGCACAGTCCTCTCAGTCCTCTGTCTCAGCCTCAGCTGGTGCCAACTTTTTTGACAAAGTTAAATTTGATATTGGCACTAAGGATTCACAAGGAACATCAGAAACACGTAACTACCAGGGTAACATTACTTACTCTATAACACTGAGTCATGGTGGGGCATTGTTTTATCCTGGCATTACTCTTCAGAAATGGCAGGAGAGTACTCTAAATAATCTGGTAGCTATTGACCGTAGTGGACTACCACTCCACTATTTCCTCAATCCATCAGTGTTTCCAGACCTCCCACTTCCAACAGTGAATAAACTAGCTGTCTCAGTGAGTCAGGCCATAGAACGCTACTATAAAGTTAATACTCACCCTGGATGTGTAAAACCAGATTCAAAAAATTTCAACTTTCAAGCCAATGTAGATGACGCTTCCTGTGAAGGCCCAAACACCAATCTTAGCTTTGGGGGTGTTTACCAGCAGTGCACTCCCTTGAATTCATATGGAGATGCAATCTGCCAGGAGCTTGCTTCAAAAAACCCAGCCACTGGCTCCTATTCCTGCCAGCAACCATACATCGCTACTCTATTGCGCTCTGAAACGCAGGAAAGACCATATGACCAGTATGTGTGCCATAGGCATTGTTATGGTTGTGGATTTCTTTGGCTTGACACCTGTTGTGAAAACATTTGTGGAAATGTGTACCATGTTCGGAGGGCACAGATTAAAACTTACTGGTGCGCCACTAATGGGGCAACTCCAGAATTCTCTGGATACCTCTTTGGGGGTCTATTTGGCCCCTCCTTACAAAACCCTTTAACCAAATCCAGATCTTGTCCTCCAAATTTCTTTACACAGACATTTTTGTCCAGTGGCTTTAAGATCTGTCTAAGCAATGACTACGAGGCAGCAACCAGATTCTCTGTACCTTTCGGGGGATTTTTTAGCTGCCAGTCGACCAACCAACTTGCAGGGAGTCAATCTCGCTGCCCACCGCAGTTCAGTCAACACCTTGTTGCCATAAGCGATGGGTGCCAAATACTTTTTTGTGTTCAGTCAGGCATTTTCACTGGAGGAGAGTTACTCCCTATCCGTCTGCCACCTTTCACAAGACCTCCAGTTATCAGTATGATAGCCACAAACACTGTGGCTGTGATGACCGAAGGCGATCAGGCCTGGGTGAGAGTCAAAGATACAAAATTGTGGAAGGTGGCAAAGCCTGAGGACATCACCAAAATGTCCCAAATATTTGACCACTCAACTCAGGCAGCAGGGAAAAAAGCTGGCATTGCCTTTGGTGTTCTTGCTCTGATTGCTCTTTTGGTGGCTGTTGCAGTGGTGGTGGTGAAAAAGAAGAGGCGAGTTTCTGGACTTGGAAAAGGCCAAAGCTATGAGGAAATTGAAAGTACAGAAGAAATTGAGAGTATTAGTGTGGCGAGTCCAGCACAACACGAGTCTGAGGTTGAGAGTGAGGGCCAAACTCAACCTCTCTTAGCATAA